A stretch of Mucilaginibacter terrae DNA encodes these proteins:
- a CDS encoding family 20 glycosylhydrolase — MLSKKRLLICLTALLTTGYANAQTPNIDPNMGIIPAPVSVLKQVGTFILSQETSIQADSVNNKAVQFLSSYLQNKFALKNKLQAYKGISVSNAIVLTSTGTENLPAEGYRLTIEPQRITVAGKGAGLFYGVQSLIQLLPIERAATAKIPCARIEDYPRFGYRGMHLDVCRHFFTVEFVKRYLDLMAAYKLNTFHWHLTDDQGWRIEIKKYPRLTSVGSQRAQTLIGNYHDRMPQQFDGMPYGGFYTQDQIRDVVAYAQSKYITVVPEIEMPGHAMAALAAYPELSCDTKLDYKVAETWGVFNNIFCPTEKTFGFLQDVLTEVIDLFPSKYIHIGGDEAPKVVWKSSAEAQAIIKRLKLKDEHGLQSYFIQRMEKFVNSKGRSIIGWDEILEGGLAPNATVMSWRGEAGGIAAAKQNHNVIMTPSSAGYYFDHSQARSDLEPLGIGGFAPLAKTYAYNPQSSAIPAAQQKYVLGVQANLWTEYITTENKVEYMIMPRMMALSEVAWTPLANKNYTDFAETRIPKHLAWADANKFNYRVPTAIGAKDTAYNAQQLTVDLKVPVNGAKIYYSIDGYDPNETNDIYTHPFTLNIPSDQYRELKTIVITPTGKRSLITRTVVTNHTPMPAVSFSGTTPGVKYELVAGSFTETGQLDGARVLDTGITKTFNTAAFKKANRTFGVTYTGYFNVDADGKYIFSTQSDDGSVIYIDDTMVVDNDGKHSLYEQPGEVLLQKGMHKFTLKYFEAGAFSTLRVYLTMPGKPKGEFSAANMVN, encoded by the coding sequence ATGCTATCAAAAAAACGTTTACTCATCTGTTTAACCGCTTTATTAACCACCGGCTATGCAAATGCACAAACACCCAATATCGATCCTAATATGGGTATTATCCCGGCTCCTGTAAGTGTGCTAAAACAGGTTGGCACCTTTATACTAAGTCAGGAAACCTCTATTCAGGCAGATTCTGTTAACAATAAAGCAGTACAGTTTTTAAGCAGCTACCTGCAAAACAAGTTTGCCTTAAAAAATAAACTGCAGGCCTACAAAGGTATTTCAGTTAGCAATGCCATTGTGCTTACCTCAACAGGTACTGAAAACTTACCTGCCGAAGGCTACCGCTTAACCATCGAACCACAGCGCATAACGGTTGCCGGTAAGGGTGCAGGCTTGTTTTACGGCGTACAAAGCTTAATTCAGTTGTTGCCTATAGAGCGTGCCGCTACCGCTAAAATACCATGTGCCCGTATTGAAGATTATCCGCGCTTTGGTTACCGGGGTATGCACCTTGATGTTTGCCGCCACTTTTTTACCGTAGAATTTGTTAAACGCTACCTTGATTTGATGGCCGCGTATAAACTCAATACTTTTCACTGGCATTTAACCGACGATCAGGGCTGGCGCATCGAGATCAAAAAATATCCACGTTTAACATCGGTAGGTAGTCAGCGTGCGCAAACCCTTATTGGTAACTACCACGACCGTATGCCACAACAATTTGACGGCATGCCTTACGGCGGTTTTTACACGCAAGACCAAATACGCGACGTGGTGGCCTATGCCCAAAGCAAATACATCACCGTAGTACCCGAAATTGAAATGCCAGGCCACGCCATGGCGGCTTTGGCAGCTTACCCCGAGTTGAGCTGCGATACTAAGCTTGACTATAAAGTTGCCGAAACCTGGGGTGTTTTTAATAACATATTTTGCCCTACCGAAAAAACATTCGGCTTTTTGCAGGATGTGTTAACCGAGGTGATCGACCTGTTCCCGAGCAAATACATTCACATTGGTGGCGACGAAGCCCCTAAGGTAGTTTGGAAATCATCGGCAGAGGCACAGGCCATCATTAAAAGACTGAAACTAAAAGATGAGCATGGTTTACAAAGTTATTTCATTCAGCGTATGGAAAAGTTTGTGAACAGCAAAGGTCGCAGTATTATTGGTTGGGATGAGATATTGGAAGGCGGTTTGGCACCTAATGCTACCGTTATGAGCTGGCGAGGCGAGGCCGGTGGTATTGCCGCAGCTAAACAAAACCATAATGTAATTATGACGCCAAGCAGTGCCGGTTATTACTTCGACCATTCACAAGCTCGTTCAGATCTGGAACCTTTGGGCATAGGCGGTTTTGCACCATTGGCAAAAACGTATGCCTATAACCCGCAATCGTCGGCAATTCCGGCAGCACAACAAAAATATGTATTGGGCGTACAGGCCAACCTTTGGACAGAATACATCACTACCGAAAATAAGGTAGAGTATATGATCATGCCACGCATGATGGCACTCTCTGAAGTAGCATGGACCCCGTTAGCCAACAAAAACTATACTGATTTTGCCGAAACCCGTATTCCTAAACACTTAGCCTGGGCCGATGCCAATAAATTTAATTACCGGGTACCAACTGCTATAGGGGCTAAAGACACGGCTTATAATGCCCAGCAGTTAACAGTTGATTTAAAAGTGCCCGTAAATGGTGCTAAAATATATTACAGCATTGATGGTTATGATCCTAACGAAACCAATGATATTTACACCCACCCCTTTACGCTCAATATTCCATCCGACCAATACCGGGAGCTTAAAACTATCGTTATAACTCCAACAGGAAAGCGTAGTTTAATTACCCGGACCGTAGTAACCAATCATACACCAATGCCGGCGGTGAGCTTTAGTGGTACTACACCCGGCGTAAAATATGAACTGGTTGCCGGTTCGTTTACCGAAACAGGTCAGTTAGATGGTGCGCGGGTGTTAGATACCGGTATCACCAAAACCTTCAATACGGCAGCCTTTAAAAAAGCTAACCGTACATTTGGCGTTACTTACACTGGTTATTTTAATGTAGACGCCGATGGCAAATACATTTTTTCGACACAGAGCGATGATGGTTCGGTGATATATATTGACGACACCATGGTGGTTGATAATGACGGCAAACACAGTCTTTATGAGCAACCGGGCGAGGTGTTGCTGCAAAAAGGTATGCATAAGTTTACCCTCAAATATTTTGAGGCGGGTGCATTTAGTACGTTACGTGTGTACTTAACCATGCCGGGCAAGCCTAAAGGCGAATTTTCGGCAGCAAACATGGTGAACTAA
- a CDS encoding lysozyme inhibitor LprI family protein has product MLCLKFKISALVILIFGLVSGIAHAQSQSTLNANASKQYQAADKELNSVYQQIIKEYSSKPVFIRNLKAAQRAWIKLRTADLAARFPSSGGGSATPMCKSMYLENITRERTKYLRAWVTGIPEGDLCSGSIKIGQP; this is encoded by the coding sequence ATGCTTTGCTTAAAATTTAAAATATCAGCCCTAGTCATTTTAATATTTGGTTTAGTTAGCGGCATTGCCCACGCCCAATCACAGTCGACATTAAATGCAAATGCCAGCAAGCAATATCAAGCGGCTGATAAAGAACTCAATTCGGTTTACCAGCAAATCATAAAAGAGTATTCATCAAAACCGGTATTTATCCGCAATCTGAAAGCTGCCCAACGCGCCTGGATCAAGCTGCGTACGGCCGACCTTGCGGCGCGTTTTCCTTCAAGCGGCGGGGGTTCGGCAACACCTATGTGCAAATCCATGTATCTTGAAAACATTACCCGCGAAAGAACTAAATACCTCAGAGCCTGGGTTACCGGCATACCCGAAGGAGATCTTTGCAGCGGGTCGATTAAGATTGGACAGCCATAA
- a CDS encoding SRPBCC family protein: MPVIKLQTHINASVEDCFNLSRNIDLHQQSMQQFNEQAVAGITTGQIGLHDTVTWKARHFGFTFKMTVQITEMQSPSFFVDEMVKGPFTRMRHYHAFWPQPNGTLMEDEFVYKSPLGWLGKIADKLIVTKHLQLLLAQRNQTIKLLAESNTAVMAVQS, translated from the coding sequence ATGCCTGTTATCAAACTACAAACCCACATCAATGCATCGGTTGAAGACTGCTTCAATCTATCACGCAATATTGATCTACATCAGCAAAGTATGCAGCAGTTTAATGAACAGGCTGTTGCCGGAATAACCACCGGACAAATTGGTCTGCACGATACCGTTACCTGGAAAGCCCGTCATTTTGGTTTTACTTTTAAAATGACTGTACAAATAACCGAAATGCAAAGCCCATCATTTTTTGTAGATGAAATGGTTAAGGGGCCTTTTACGAGAATGCGGCATTATCATGCGTTTTGGCCGCAGCCCAACGGTACGCTTATGGAAGATGAGTTTGTATACAAATCTCCATTAGGGTGGCTGGGCAAAATAGCCGATAAACTAATTGTTACTAAACACCTGCAACTGCTTTTAGCGCAACGCAATCAAACCATTAAGCTGCTGGCCGAAAGCAATACAGCCGTTATGGCTGTCCAATCTTAA
- the lspA gene encoding signal peptidase II translates to MHKVKLIRSAIIAAIIFINIGCDQVSKNVVRHNVQYNEQISLIDGFFTLTKVENTGAFLSLGNELPHIAKMILLNIFPLLTMLAAIVFVIKYAKKSKLLLVGVCFIVGGGIGNLYDRVLHGSVTDFMHMNFGIFQTGVFNMADVSIMIGAFVCAYYSYFSRSFPQPTL, encoded by the coding sequence ATGCATAAGGTAAAATTAATTAGAAGTGCAATTATTGCCGCCATCATTTTTATAAACATAGGTTGCGATCAGGTTTCAAAAAACGTTGTACGGCATAATGTTCAATACAATGAGCAAATTTCTTTAATTGATGGTTTTTTCACACTTACCAAAGTAGAAAATACCGGTGCTTTTTTAAGTTTAGGTAACGAACTGCCTCATATTGCCAAAATGATTTTACTTAATATATTTCCATTATTGACCATGCTGGCTGCTATCGTATTTGTTATAAAGTATGCAAAAAAGAGCAAGCTGCTATTGGTAGGTGTATGCTTTATTGTTGGCGGAGGTATAGGTAATTTGTACGATCGGGTTTTGCATGGTTCGGTAACTGATTTTATGCATATGAACTTTGGCATATTTCAAACGGGTGTATTCAACATGGCCGATGTTTCGATAATGATTGGAGCTTTTGTATGCGCTTATTACAGTTACTTTTCGCGTAGTTTTCCTCAGCCAACGTTGTAA
- a CDS encoding TIGR01777 family oxidoreductase gives MKTYHKIVLAGGNGYLGGVLAGFYKDLADEVIILSRKPAPAIHNITTLVWDGQTEGHWTEALNNTDMLINLCGKNVNCRYTEANKAEIVSSRLVPTALLGKVIRQLVNPPKLWINVTSATIYRHAEDHAQDEATGQIGYGFSIDVCKQWEQVFFEADTPSTRKVALRMGIVLGRAGAVFPRLLNLVKAGLGGKQGDGKQYVAWVHENDVANITRFVYDHNELDGVVNCTAPEAVQNADLMQTIRKAYGMPFGLPAPQWLLEIGALIIGTETELILKSRWVAPKRLLDAGYQFRFNCIDHAVHDILSIRL, from the coding sequence ATGAAAACGTATCACAAAATAGTATTAGCCGGAGGCAATGGCTACCTGGGTGGTGTGCTGGCCGGTTTCTATAAAGATTTAGCCGATGAGGTAATCATCCTGAGCCGCAAACCTGCACCAGCTATTCACAACATTACAACATTGGTTTGGGACGGGCAAACCGAAGGCCACTGGACCGAAGCCCTGAACAATACCGATATGCTGATTAACCTCTGTGGCAAAAATGTAAATTGCCGTTACACGGAAGCAAATAAAGCCGAAATTGTTAGCTCAAGATTAGTACCTACTGCGTTGTTAGGTAAGGTTATCAGGCAGCTCGTAAATCCACCTAAACTATGGATTAACGTAACCTCAGCCACCATCTATCGCCATGCCGAAGACCACGCGCAAGACGAAGCGACCGGCCAGATTGGTTATGGCTTTTCTATTGATGTATGTAAGCAATGGGAACAAGTGTTTTTTGAGGCCGATACCCCATCAACACGTAAAGTGGCTCTACGCATGGGTATTGTTTTAGGCCGGGCAGGGGCCGTATTTCCGCGCCTGCTTAATTTGGTAAAGGCTGGTTTGGGTGGTAAGCAAGGCGATGGCAAACAATACGTAGCCTGGGTACATGAAAATGATGTAGCCAACATAACCCGTTTTGTATACGACCATAATGAACTCGACGGCGTAGTAAACTGCACTGCTCCCGAAGCAGTCCAAAATGCCGATTTGATGCAAACCATCCGCAAAGCTTACGGTATGCCTTTTGGTTTACCTGCTCCACAATGGTTGCTGGAGATTGGCGCGCTCATCATCGGTACCGAAACCGAGCTTATTTTGAAAAGCCGATGGGTAGCACCTAAACGTTTGCTCGATGCAGGTTATCAGTTCAGGTTTAACTGTATTGATCATGCCGTGCACGATATTTTGAGTATTCGTCTATAA
- a CDS encoding DCC1-like thiol-disulfide oxidoreductase family protein has protein sequence MKTLQNHIILYDAECPMCKAYTKAFTQTGMLDTAGRASYQDMPEVACPVVDRRRAVNEIALVNTQTGEVLYGVDSLFKVLGNAWPVFKPLFGFGPFVWFMRKVYAFISYNRRVIIPATHTEAGRIQPTFRLIYRLAYLIFSWLVVALILTQYAIRLAPLVPVGGAYREYLICGGQIFFQGVIISLFKPAKLWEYLGNMMTISLAGSLLLLPVLGLALLMPLSALMYTLCFMGVAGLMFLEHIRRTKLLGLGWLLTVMWMVYRLLVLILIYLTN, from the coding sequence ATGAAAACCCTGCAAAACCACATTATACTTTATGATGCCGAATGCCCCATGTGTAAAGCTTATACCAAAGCATTTACCCAAACCGGCATGCTTGATACCGCTGGCCGAGCCAGTTACCAGGATATGCCTGAGGTGGCCTGCCCGGTGGTTGATCGCCGCAGAGCAGTTAACGAAATTGCACTGGTTAACACCCAAACCGGCGAGGTATTATATGGTGTTGACAGCCTGTTTAAAGTGCTTGGTAATGCATGGCCGGTATTTAAACCACTGTTTGGTTTCGGTCCGTTTGTGTGGTTTATGCGCAAAGTTTACGCTTTTATATCTTACAACCGCCGGGTAATTATCCCGGCAACCCATACCGAAGCAGGTCGCATTCAACCAACCTTTAGGTTAATTTATCGCCTGGCCTATCTTATTTTTAGCTGGTTAGTTGTAGCGCTTATACTAACCCAATACGCAATTAGGTTAGCTCCGCTAGTACCTGTTGGCGGCGCTTACCGCGAGTATTTAATTTGTGGTGGTCAAATATTTTTTCAAGGTGTGATTATTAGCCTGTTTAAACCGGCGAAGCTTTGGGAATACCTGGGTAATATGATGACAATCTCTTTAGCCGGATCTTTATTATTACTACCAGTTTTAGGATTAGCTTTGTTGATGCCCTTATCAGCACTAATGTATACGCTTTGTTTTATGGGGGTAGCCGGTTTAATGTTCTTAGAGCATATCCGTCGCACAAAGTTATTGGGGCTGGGTTGGTTGCTTACCGTTATGTGGATGGTTTACCGCCTCTTAGTTTTAATACTCATTTATTTAACGAATTAA
- a CDS encoding GbsR/MarR family transcriptional regulator — protein MELAEGKQKFIEAWGKLGSEWGINRTMAQVHALLLISPVAMTTEEIMEALSISRGNANMTLRDLISWGLIEKQHKAGERKEYFFAEKDTWAIARQVAQERKKRELDPVIKILNELSTVKGDDKDPEYKTFKTSITSINKLAGNVNKTLETMLKAEESWFWGSIFKIFK, from the coding sequence ATGGAATTAGCAGAAGGCAAACAAAAGTTTATCGAAGCGTGGGGGAAGTTGGGATCAGAGTGGGGGATAAACCGTACCATGGCACAGGTGCATGCGCTGCTGCTAATCTCACCTGTGGCCATGACCACCGAAGAAATTATGGAAGCGTTGAGCATATCGCGTGGCAATGCCAACATGACCCTGCGTGATTTGATAAGCTGGGGCCTCATCGAAAAACAACACAAAGCAGGGGAGCGCAAAGAGTATTTCTTTGCCGAAAAAGATACCTGGGCTATTGCCCGGCAAGTTGCACAAGAGCGCAAAAAACGCGAGCTTGATCCGGTTATTAAAATATTGAATGAGTTATCGACCGTAAAAGGCGACGACAAAGACCCGGAATATAAAACCTTTAAAACATCCATAACCAGCATAAATAAACTGGCGGGCAATGTTAACAAAACTCTCGAAACCATGCTCAAGGCCGAAGAAAGCTGGTTTTGGGGCTCAATTTTTAAGATCTTTAAATAG
- the guaB gene encoding IMP dehydrogenase: MQLDPSKFVAEGLTYDDVLLLPAYSEVLPREVDTSSYLTKKIKLNIPVVSAAMDTVTESQLAIAIAQAGGMGMLHKNMSIQKQADEVRKVKRSESGMIQDPVTLEETAVVSDAIKIMREYRIGGIPVVDADGKLKGILTNRDLRFQKEMSKPVREVMTTENLITAPLKTSLVQAEEILQNHKIEKLPVVDNDGRLCGLITFKDIQKFKNYPIACKDEHGRLRVGAAVGVTADTMERVDALVKAGVDVIAIDTAHGHSKGVINQLKEVKAKYPDLQVIAGNIATGDAARALAEAGADAVKVGIGPGSICTTRIIAGVGVPQLYAVYECAKALEGTGVPVIADGGIKHTGDIAKAIAAGASSIMAGSLFAGVEESPGETIIYEGRRFKSYRGMGSIEAMESGSKDRYFQDVEDDIKKLVPEGIVGRVPFKGTLAEVTYQFVGGLKASMGYCGAKDIATLQKARFVRITAAGIRESHPHDITITKEAPNYSR, translated from the coding sequence ATGCAGCTCGACCCCTCCAAATTTGTAGCCGAAGGTTTAACGTATGACGACGTCCTACTTTTACCGGCATATTCTGAAGTTTTACCGCGCGAAGTTGATACCAGCTCGTACCTCACCAAAAAGATAAAGCTTAATATTCCTGTTGTTTCGGCGGCTATGGATACCGTTACCGAATCGCAATTGGCTATTGCCATTGCCCAGGCCGGTGGTATGGGTATGCTGCACAAAAACATGAGCATTCAAAAGCAGGCCGACGAGGTTCGTAAAGTAAAACGCTCAGAAAGCGGTATGATACAAGACCCGGTTACTTTAGAAGAAACGGCTGTTGTATCCGACGCTATAAAAATTATGCGCGAGTATCGTATTGGCGGTATTCCGGTAGTTGATGCCGATGGTAAACTAAAAGGCATTTTAACCAACCGCGATCTGCGCTTTCAAAAGGAAATGAGCAAACCGGTACGCGAGGTAATGACTACCGAAAACCTTATTACTGCGCCATTAAAAACGAGTTTGGTACAAGCCGAAGAGATTCTGCAAAATCATAAGATCGAAAAACTTCCGGTGGTTGATAATGATGGCCGTTTATGCGGACTCATCACCTTTAAAGATATTCAGAAATTTAAAAATTATCCCATTGCCTGTAAAGACGAGCATGGCCGTTTACGCGTTGGTGCTGCCGTTGGCGTAACCGCCGATACCATGGAGCGTGTTGATGCACTGGTTAAAGCAGGTGTTGATGTTATTGCCATTGATACCGCTCACGGTCACTCCAAAGGTGTAATTAATCAGTTAAAAGAAGTAAAAGCTAAATACCCCGATTTGCAGGTTATTGCCGGTAATATTGCCACAGGTGATGCTGCCCGCGCACTGGCCGAAGCTGGTGCCGATGCCGTTAAAGTAGGTATTGGTCCGGGTAGTATTTGTACCACACGTATTATTGCCGGTGTGGGTGTACCACAGTTATATGCTGTTTACGAGTGTGCCAAGGCTTTAGAGGGTACAGGCGTTCCGGTTATTGCCGATGGTGGTATTAAGCATACGGGCGATATTGCCAAAGCCATTGCGGCAGGTGCAAGCTCGATAATGGCAGGTTCGTTATTTGCCGGTGTTGAAGAATCGCCGGGCGAAACTATTATATACGAAGGCCGTCGTTTTAAATCATACCGTGGTATGGGTTCAATCGAAGCCATGGAATCGGGTTCTAAAGACCGTTACTTCCAGGACGTAGAAGACGATATTAAGAAACTGGTACCCGAAGGTATTGTGGGCCGAGTGCCATTTAAAGGTACACTGGCCGAGGTTACTTACCAGTTTGTGGGCGGACTGAAAGCCAGTATGGGCTACTGCGGCGCTAAAGACATTGCAACTTTACAAAAAGCCCGCTTTGTACGCATCACCGCTGCCGGTATCCGCGAATCGCACCCGCACGATATTACTATAACTAAGGAAGCGCCGAATTATTCGCGATAA
- a CDS encoding M16 family metallopeptidase: protein MLDRTIAPQSQAVNNINLIEPGHTALANGCQVYWFNSGDQDLVRIEWIFGNLRYNAAKPLLNMAVNTMLTEGTSKLTGSQIADSIDYYGAFLQAEYGYDQSEVILYSLTRHLEHTLPVVLDILTDSQFPQHELDTFIRNQQQKLQVSLQKNDILARRAFNKAVYGNTIYGLGASATDYQQLQRADMLAHFKQMYQPANCTLVISGKVDEATLKQITGAFTNWQNSTEPADTTQPPIAPVTERFFYTEKPDALQSAIRMGLPMVYRSHPDFPALQVLNTVLGGYFGSRLMANIREDKGYTYGIGSGISSLKHGAAFFIATEVGADVCRNAIEEIEKEVNLLKTELISEEELSLVRNYMLGSILGSLENVFSHADKFKNVYFAGLGLDYYDRYSEIIKTVTAEELKSLANKYWDFDQFYKVIVGKY from the coding sequence ATGTTAGATAGAACTATAGCGCCTCAATCGCAGGCGGTAAACAATATAAATTTAATTGAACCGGGACACACCGCGCTGGCCAATGGCTGCCAGGTATACTGGTTTAACTCGGGCGATCAGGACCTGGTGCGCATAGAGTGGATATTTGGCAACTTGAGGTATAATGCCGCCAAGCCGCTGTTAAACATGGCAGTAAACACCATGCTTACCGAGGGAACCTCAAAACTGACAGGCAGCCAAATTGCCGATAGTATTGACTATTACGGTGCCTTTTTACAAGCCGAATATGGATATGACCAGTCGGAAGTAATATTATACAGCCTTACACGCCATTTGGAGCATACCTTGCCGGTGGTGCTTGATATACTCACCGATAGCCAGTTTCCGCAGCACGAACTGGATACGTTTATACGTAACCAGCAGCAAAAGCTACAGGTTAGTTTGCAAAAAAATGATATACTGGCCCGCAGAGCGTTTAATAAAGCTGTTTATGGCAACACCATTTATGGTTTAGGAGCCAGCGCAACCGACTACCAGCAGCTACAACGTGCCGATATGCTGGCGCATTTTAAACAAATGTACCAACCGGCCAACTGTACGCTCGTAATATCGGGCAAGGTTGATGAAGCTACTTTGAAGCAAATTACCGGTGCCTTTACTAACTGGCAAAACAGTACTGAGCCTGCCGATACCACGCAACCACCTATAGCTCCGGTAACCGAGCGTTTCTTTTATACCGAAAAACCCGATGCCCTGCAATCGGCCATTCGTATGGGCTTACCTATGGTATACCGTTCGCACCCCGATTTTCCGGCCTTGCAAGTATTGAACACCGTTCTGGGCGGTTACTTTGGGTCGAGATTGATGGCTAACATCCGTGAGGATAAGGGTTACACTTATGGCATTGGCTCGGGCATATCATCGTTAAAACATGGCGCTGCGTTTTTTATAGCAACCGAGGTTGGAGCTGATGTGTGCCGTAACGCGATTGAGGAAATTGAAAAGGAAGTTAACCTCCTTAAAACAGAGTTGATATCCGAAGAAGAACTTTCACTGGTGCGCAACTATATGTTAGGTTCTATTTTAGGCAGCCTCGAAAACGTTTTCTCGCACGCCGATAAATTCAAGAACGTATACTTTGCAGGTTTAGGTTTAGATTATTACGATCGCTACAGCGAGATTATCAAAACGGTTACTGCCGAAGAGTTAAAGTCACTGGCCAATAAGTACTGGGATTTTGACCAGTTTTATAAGGTGATTGTAGGGAAATATTAG
- a CDS encoding M16 family metallopeptidase — protein sequence MVKFDRFTLSNGLRVIVHEDHTTPMAVLNILYDVGARDENPEQTGFAHLFEHLMFGGSINIPSYDEPLQRVGGENNAFTSNDVTNYYITLPAVNLETAFWLESDRMLNLAFSEKSLEVQRNVVMEEFKQRYLNQPYGDVMLRLRPLVYKTHAYQWATIGKNLEHIEHAKIEDVKAFFKKHYNPQNAIMVVGGDVTLEQVKALSEKWFAPIPAGEKYVRNLPQEPDQHEERREVVTAKVPLNDIYIAFQVPARTDGDYFALDLVSDILSRGQSSRLYRSLVKEKQLFSEIHAHLTGSSDKGMFIIEGKPLENVSIDKAEAAIWEELAKICDTLVPDYELTKVKNKTESTMVFSEMALLDKAMNLAFFELFGDADLFNHETEKYLAVTAEQIQEQCKSVFRKDNSSTLIYLAEK from the coding sequence ATGGTTAAATTCGACCGTTTTACATTGAGCAATGGCCTGCGGGTAATTGTTCATGAAGACCATACTACACCAATGGCGGTGCTTAACATTTTATATGATGTGGGTGCGCGCGACGAAAATCCTGAACAAACGGGTTTTGCTCACTTATTTGAGCACTTGATGTTTGGTGGCTCCATAAATATTCCATCGTACGATGAACCTCTACAGCGCGTAGGGGGCGAAAACAACGCCTTCACCAGCAACGATGTCACCAACTATTACATTACCCTGCCCGCCGTAAACCTCGAAACCGCTTTTTGGCTCGAGAGCGACCGCATGCTCAACCTGGCCTTTAGCGAGAAAAGCCTGGAAGTGCAGCGCAACGTGGTAATGGAAGAGTTTAAACAACGCTACCTCAATCAGCCTTATGGCGATGTTATGTTACGTTTACGTCCGTTGGTTTATAAAACACATGCTTACCAGTGGGCAACCATTGGCAAAAATCTCGAACACATTGAGCATGCTAAAATTGAGGATGTAAAGGCATTCTTTAAAAAGCATTACAACCCGCAAAATGCCATTATGGTAGTAGGCGGCGATGTTACGCTGGAGCAGGTTAAAGCGCTATCAGAAAAATGGTTTGCTCCAATCCCCGCCGGCGAGAAATACGTGCGTAATCTGCCGCAGGAGCCCGACCAGCATGAAGAACGCCGCGAAGTGGTAACCGCCAAAGTGCCGTTGAACGATATTTATATTGCCTTCCAGGTACCTGCCCGTACCGATGGTGATTACTTTGCGTTAGATTTGGTTTCCGACATTCTTTCGCGCGGACAATCATCGCGCTTGTACCGCTCATTGGTTAAAGAAAAACAACTATTTAGCGAGATACATGCCCACCTGACTGGTAGTTCAGACAAAGGTATGTTCATTATAGAGGGTAAGCCGCTGGAGAACGTTAGCATTGATAAAGCCGAAGCCGCCATTTGGGAAGAACTGGCCAAGATTTGCGACACGCTTGTGCCCGATTACGAGTTGACCAAGGTGAAGAACAAGACAGAAAGCACCATGGTGTTTTCGGAAATGGCTTTGCTTGATAAAGCCATGAACCTTGCCTTTTTTGAACTGTTTGGCGATGCCGACCTGTTTAACCACGAAACTGAGAAGTACCTGGCCGTAACTGCTGAGCAAATTCAGGAGCAGTGCAAATCAGTTTTCCGTAAGGATAACTCATCAACCTTAATTTACCTGGCCGAAAAATAA